One Nostoc punctiforme PCC 73102 DNA window includes the following coding sequences:
- the hemB gene encoding porphobilinogen synthase — MFPTHRPRRLRTHPQLRRMVRETVLTTSDLIYPLFAVPGEGIANEVKSMPGVYQLSVDKIVEEAKEVYDLGIPSIILFGIPADKDVDATGAWHDCGIVQKAATAVKAAVPDLIVIADTCLCEYTSHGHCGYLQVGDLTGRVLNDPTLELLKKTAVSQAKAGADIIAPSGMMDGFVQAIRQGLDEAGFQDTPILSYAAKYASGYYGPFRDAADSTPQFGDRRTYQMDPGNAREAIKEIDLDIAEGADMLMVKPALAYMDIIWRVKEASNLPVAAYNVSGEYAMVKAAALNGWIDEERVVMETLTGFKRAGADLILTYHAKDAARWLK, encoded by the coding sequence ATGTTTCCTACACACCGCCCCCGTCGTCTGCGTACCCATCCTCAACTGCGCCGGATGGTTCGTGAAACTGTTTTAACAACAAGCGATTTAATTTACCCATTATTTGCCGTACCAGGTGAGGGAATCGCTAATGAGGTTAAATCCATGCCCGGAGTCTACCAACTTTCGGTAGATAAAATCGTTGAAGAAGCAAAAGAAGTTTACGACTTAGGAATTCCTTCTATTATTTTATTTGGTATTCCGGCTGATAAAGATGTAGATGCAACTGGTGCTTGGCATGATTGCGGTATCGTCCAAAAAGCAGCGACGGCGGTAAAAGCAGCAGTGCCAGATTTGATTGTAATTGCTGATACTTGTTTGTGTGAGTACACTAGCCACGGTCATTGTGGTTATCTGCAAGTTGGTGATTTAACAGGAAGAGTTTTAAATGACCCAACTTTGGAATTGTTGAAGAAAACGGCAGTTTCTCAAGCCAAAGCCGGTGCTGATATTATCGCGCCTTCTGGGATGATGGATGGGTTTGTGCAAGCAATTCGTCAGGGTTTGGATGAAGCAGGATTTCAAGACACGCCGATTTTGTCTTATGCTGCTAAGTATGCTTCAGGTTATTATGGCCCATTTCGGGATGCCGCAGACTCGACACCGCAATTTGGGGATAGAAGAACTTACCAAATGGATCCAGGTAATGCGCGCGAAGCAATTAAAGAGATTGACTTGGATATCGCTGAAGGTGCTGATATGCTCATGGTTAAGCCAGCCTTAGCATACATGGATATTATCTGGCGGGTGAAAGAAGCGAGTAACTTACCAGTTGCGGCTTACAATGTTTCTGGTGAGTATGCGATGGTGAAAGCTGCGGCTCTCAATGGTTGGATTGATGAAGAGCGCGTAGTTATGGAAACTTTAACTGGGTTTAAACGGGCTGGTGCAGACTTGATTTTGACCTACCATGCCAAAGATGCGGCGCGATGGTTAAAATAG
- a CDS encoding sensor histidine kinase: MNWSNWIYLGAGLALGMIFYRLFLRWLRSSQASQNVSSSSSLIAPLDREEMPPISQQLQQTQLAYFMAREMSQFKAGFLARTTHELRSPLNGLIGLHQLILSDLCDDPAEEREFIGQAHERTLKLLKLIDEILTVARTEHGTNKLDIQPRPLAQILEEVHKLTYMLAANRNFPLQLLPADPEIYVLADYLWLRQILIGLIDTAITQMEEGSICISSNILPTNNFVNIWLDVPTHAIPSSEPIDLLKSDEQQIQIDQKAAFSPGMRLLINQTLVEVMGGKLEILPSTIAKEPHQEITRLQISIPLVIPEAELL, from the coding sequence ATGAATTGGAGCAACTGGATATATCTAGGAGCAGGACTCGCACTAGGTATGATTTTTTATAGGTTATTTTTGCGATGGCTACGCTCGTCGCAGGCATCGCAAAATGTTTCATCTAGTTCATCCCTAATAGCGCCATTAGATCGAGAGGAGATGCCACCAATATCACAACAGCTACAGCAAACGCAGCTGGCATACTTTATGGCAAGGGAAATGAGCCAGTTTAAAGCTGGTTTTTTGGCACGAACTACCCATGAATTGCGATCGCCTCTCAATGGTTTGATTGGCTTGCATCAATTAATTTTGTCAGATTTATGTGACGATCCGGCTGAAGAACGAGAATTTATTGGCCAAGCTCACGAACGAACGTTGAAGCTACTCAAGCTGATAGATGAAATTCTCACCGTTGCGAGAACGGAACACGGTACTAATAAATTAGATATTCAGCCCCGACCGTTAGCCCAAATTTTGGAAGAGGTTCATAAATTAACTTATATGCTGGCGGCTAATCGCAATTTTCCCTTGCAATTGTTACCCGCCGACCCAGAAATTTATGTTTTGGCAGATTATCTCTGGCTCCGCCAAATATTGATCGGTTTAATAGACACTGCCATTACTCAAATGGAGGAAGGCAGTATTTGTATTTCCAGCAATATCTTACCTACAAATAATTTTGTAAACATCTGGCTGGATGTTCCAACTCATGCGATACCCTCGAGCGAGCCGATTGATTTGCTCAAATCTGATGAGCAGCAGATCCAAATCGATCAAAAGGCTGCTTTTTCCCCAGGAATGAGACTATTAATCAATCAGACTTTAGTGGAAGTTATGGGAGGAAAGTTAGAAATTCTGCCTTCGACCATTGCCAAGGAACCACATCAGGAGATTACCAGACTACAAATCTCTATCCCCCTAGTGATTCCTGAAGCTGAACTTCTGTAG
- the prmC gene encoding peptide chain release factor N(5)-glutamine methyltransferase, translating to MGEKHLIVSGLQLWQWRNAALEAAIATDVPTMEVDWLLLEVAGLDRLALRLESFKNWPQIQLQLPLEKLDQLWQRRLNDRLPVQYIAGVTPWRNFQIAVSSAVLIPRPETECLIDLALAAASGVSGYWADLGTGSGAIAIGLADVLPKATIHAVDYSLEALAIAQANARNLGFADRIKFYQGSWWEPLTFLKGQFSGMVSNPPYIPTSTLSSLQPEVVNHEPHLALDGGADGLDCIRHLIEISPSYLQPGGVWLIEMMAGQADAVRELLQSQGSYCKIQIHADLAGIERFALAYKS from the coding sequence ATGGGGGAAAAGCATCTGATAGTTTCTGGTTTACAACTTTGGCAGTGGCGAAATGCAGCCCTTGAAGCAGCGATCGCCACTGATGTCCCAACAATGGAGGTAGATTGGCTGCTCTTAGAAGTTGCTGGGTTAGACCGCTTGGCACTGCGTTTGGAGTCTTTTAAAAACTGGCCGCAAATTCAGCTGCAATTACCTCTAGAAAAGTTAGACCAGCTATGGCAGAGGCGATTAAACGATCGCCTACCAGTACAATATATTGCCGGAGTGACACCTTGGCGTAACTTTCAAATCGCGGTGTCAAGTGCAGTATTGATTCCCAGACCAGAGACAGAATGCTTAATTGATTTAGCTTTAGCAGCTGCTAGCGGTGTATCAGGATATTGGGCGGATTTGGGTACTGGGAGTGGAGCGATCGCCATCGGATTAGCAGATGTTTTGCCAAAAGCAACAATTCATGCTGTTGATTACAGTTTAGAAGCTTTAGCGATCGCCCAAGCCAACGCCCGTAATTTAGGTTTTGCTGACCGGATTAAATTTTATCAAGGTTCCTGGTGGGAGCCACTGACATTTCTCAAAGGTCAGTTCAGTGGTATGGTGTCGAACCCCCCTTACATACCCACCAGTACCTTATCTAGCCTGCAACCAGAAGTAGTTAACCATGAACCACATCTAGCTTTGGATGGTGGCGCTGATGGCTTAGATTGTATTCGCCATTTGATAGAAATTTCCCCTAGTTATTTGCAACCTGGCGGTGTATGGTTAATTGAAATGATGGCAGGACAGGCGGATGCAGTGCGAGAACTTTTGCAAAGTCAAGGTAGTTATTGTAAGATTCAAATTCACGCTGATTTAGCTGGAATTGAACGCTTTGCCCTTGCCTACAAAAGTTAG
- the secF gene encoding protein translocase subunit SecF yields MKLSINKSRSLWWTISAAIILAGIISMVISWQQPNIHAPLRPGLDFIGGTRLQFVRDCTKPGNCDKPININAVREVAKAQGLGDSSIQLISENGAENGVLIRTKDLTVDQRTKLQNSLSEEIGVFDPQKNQIDSVGPTLGKELLRSGLLALIVSFIGITIYMSFRFQLDYAVFAIVALFHDILITVGAFSILGLVAGIEVDSLFIVALLTITGFSVNDTVVIYDRIRETIKINPEHPIAEIVDDAVNQTLTRSINTTLTVLLTLTSIFLFGGETLRYFALALIIGFTMGAYSSIFIASTLLTWWRERDESQVVESVEPIDTSASSQDS; encoded by the coding sequence ATGAAACTGAGTATTAATAAATCGCGATCGCTTTGGTGGACTATTTCTGCTGCGATTATTCTTGCCGGTATCATCTCAATGGTGATTTCTTGGCAACAACCCAATATTCACGCACCCTTACGCCCCGGTTTAGATTTTATCGGTGGTACAAGGTTACAGTTTGTCCGAGATTGCACTAAACCTGGCAATTGCGACAAACCAATTAATATCAATGCTGTTCGGGAAGTTGCAAAAGCACAGGGACTCGGTGATAGCAGCATTCAACTTATCTCCGAAAATGGTGCAGAAAATGGTGTACTAATTCGGACAAAAGATTTGACTGTCGATCAGCGCACCAAGTTGCAAAATTCTTTAAGCGAAGAAATTGGGGTTTTTGATCCGCAGAAAAATCAAATTGACTCCGTTGGTCCTACCTTGGGAAAAGAACTCTTGAGGTCTGGGCTATTAGCTCTGATAGTTTCCTTCATCGGTATTACTATCTATATGAGCTTCCGCTTCCAGTTAGATTATGCTGTGTTTGCGATCGTTGCCCTATTTCACGATATCTTAATCACAGTTGGGGCTTTTTCAATTTTGGGTTTGGTAGCGGGCATCGAGGTAGATAGCCTTTTTATCGTCGCCTTACTGACCATTACAGGTTTCTCAGTCAACGACACAGTGGTGATTTACGATCGCATTCGAGAAACCATTAAAATCAATCCTGAACACCCAATTGCCGAAATTGTCGATGATGCGGTTAACCAAACTCTGACAAGATCGATCAACACGACCTTAACCGTGCTGCTGACATTAACTTCTATCTTTCTATTTGGCGGAGAAACACTGAGATATTTCGCTCTAGCTTTGATTATTGGGTTCACGATGGGAGCTTATTCAAGTATTTTCATCGCCAGTACTCTCCTTACTTGGTGGCGAGAAAGGGATGAATCCCAAGTGGTAGAAAGCGTAGAGCCGATTGATACATCCGCCAGTTCTCAGGATAGTTAA
- a CDS encoding GNAT family N-acetyltransferase — MNESQIQFSDCKSEIDLYQLQELLNVSAFWAKGRSIEDLGIAIANSEPVISVWDRDRLIGFARATSDGIYRATIWDVVIHPEYQSSGLGSNLVKTVLSHPRMRRVERVYLMTTHQQGFYKKIGFQPNTTTTMVLHNRANLALVQATEVQLQESLGG; from the coding sequence ATGAACGAGTCTCAGATTCAATTTAGCGATTGCAAGTCTGAAATTGACCTTTACCAACTCCAAGAACTGTTAAATGTTTCAGCTTTCTGGGCAAAGGGACGCAGTATTGAAGATTTAGGTATAGCTATTGCCAATAGTGAACCAGTAATTTCTGTCTGGGATAGGGATCGACTCATTGGCTTTGCTAGAGCAACATCTGATGGCATATATCGCGCCACAATTTGGGATGTTGTCATTCATCCAGAGTATCAAAGTAGTGGGTTGGGAAGCAATTTAGTGAAAACTGTTTTGAGTCATCCCCGCATGAGACGAGTTGAGCGCGTTTACCTGATGACTACTCACCAGCAGGGATTTTACAAAAAGATTGGTTTCCAGCCTAACACCACCACTACGATGGTGTTACACAATCGAGCTAATCTTGCTTTGGTTCAGGCTACAGAAGTTCAGCTTCAGGAATCACTAGGGGGATAG
- the secD gene encoding protein translocase subunit SecD gives MQRQRSLLILILVLIIAAFTVIATIPIPLGLDLRGGSQLTIQVKPSAEIPKITERELEGVKRVVEGRINGLGVSEPVIQTVGSDKILVQLPGVNDPEQAERVLGGTAQLEFRTQKPNTETQLLAFQASRAELKAKQEELRKSTDKAAIAKNQEDLQKNNQAIAELFESTNPPLSGKYLKDAYGEPTQGKNWHVTIRFDQKGGELFANLTKNLAGTGRAIGVFLDNELISAPSVGIEFAAAGITGGSAIITGRFTAQEANDLGVQLRGGALPVPVEIAERRTVGATLGKDSIQSSIYAGVGGLTLVLIFMVVYYRLPGLIADVSLVIYSLLTWATFALLGVTLTLPGIAGFILSIGMAVDANVLIFERTREELRAGKSLYRSVESGFYRAFSSILDSNVTTWIACAALFWLGSGLVKGFALTLALGVAVSMFTAITCSRTLLFLAISIPSLRKTELFCPNLPTSNKAEVTP, from the coding sequence ATGCAAAGACAGCGATCGCTATTAATTTTGATTTTAGTCCTGATAATCGCCGCTTTTACGGTGATTGCGACAATTCCGATACCCCTGGGACTGGACTTGCGGGGAGGCTCACAGCTAACAATTCAGGTGAAACCATCAGCAGAAATTCCTAAAATCACCGAACGAGAATTGGAAGGTGTGAAGAGAGTTGTCGAAGGTCGGATTAATGGTCTAGGTGTTTCTGAGCCAGTGATCCAAACAGTTGGCTCAGATAAAATATTGGTACAATTGCCAGGGGTCAACGATCCAGAGCAAGCCGAACGAGTGCTAGGGGGTACAGCACAGTTAGAATTTCGTACCCAAAAGCCAAATACAGAAACTCAACTGCTTGCTTTCCAAGCATCTAGAGCCGAATTGAAAGCCAAGCAAGAAGAGTTGAGAAAGAGTACTGACAAAGCAGCGATAGCTAAGAATCAAGAAGATTTACAAAAAAATAATCAAGCGATCGCAGAATTGTTTGAAAGCACCAATCCACCACTAAGTGGCAAATACCTCAAGGATGCCTATGGTGAACCCACTCAAGGTAAAAACTGGCATGTTACCATTCGTTTCGACCAAAAGGGTGGTGAACTGTTTGCCAATTTGACGAAAAATCTTGCTGGTACTGGGCGGGCTATTGGTGTTTTTCTAGACAATGAACTAATCAGCGCTCCTAGTGTGGGTATAGAATTTGCTGCCGCAGGTATTACTGGTGGCTCTGCCATAATTACAGGACGGTTTACCGCACAAGAAGCTAATGACTTGGGTGTACAACTACGTGGTGGCGCATTACCCGTACCGGTAGAAATCGCAGAAAGGCGGACAGTAGGGGCAACATTAGGTAAAGATAGTATTCAAAGCAGTATTTATGCTGGAGTTGGTGGTCTGACTTTAGTATTAATATTCATGGTGGTTTACTATCGATTACCAGGATTGATTGCGGATGTGTCACTAGTAATCTATTCCCTCTTAACTTGGGCAACCTTTGCTTTATTGGGTGTCACCCTAACTTTGCCGGGAATTGCTGGTTTTATCCTCAGTATTGGGATGGCGGTTGATGCCAATGTCCTAATTTTTGAACGGACACGGGAAGAATTACGAGCAGGTAAATCTCTGTATCGTTCAGTAGAATCTGGTTTTTACCGAGCATTTTCTAGTATTTTAGATAGCAACGTCACTACATGGATTGCTTGTGCTGCCCTGTTTTGGCTGGGGTCTGGTTTAGTCAAAGGTTTTGCTCTTACCTTAGCTTTGGGGGTGGCTGTGAGTATGTTTACCGCAATTACTTGTAGTCGGACATTGCTGTTTTTGGCAATTTCAATTCCCTCCTTGCGGAAGACAGAACTTTTCTGTCCAAACCTGCCAACATCGAATAAGGCAGAGGTGACTCCATGA
- a CDS encoding L-threonylcarbamoyladenylate synthase: MTQVSLTNLIAGARAGLLVSFPTDTVPALAAIPEKAGLIFAAKQRSQDKPLILMAASAEDLWLYVKGSENEYKVWQELVGKHWPGGLTLVLPASERLPKVMNPIDPTTIGIRVPNSAIARTILAQTGPLATTSANFSGQPPLQTMAEIETQFPQVLTLATTECQGETAAMGIPSTVAKWTGINWQILRQGAIKLDFSSDKHI; this comes from the coding sequence ATGACACAAGTTTCTTTAACAAATCTAATAGCTGGCGCACGGGCTGGTCTTTTGGTGAGCTTTCCTACTGACACTGTTCCTGCACTTGCGGCGATACCAGAAAAAGCCGGGTTAATTTTTGCGGCGAAGCAACGCAGTCAAGACAAACCTTTGATTTTGATGGCTGCTAGTGCTGAAGATTTGTGGCTCTATGTTAAAGGTAGTGAAAACGAGTATAAAGTTTGGCAAGAACTCGTTGGGAAACATTGGCCAGGAGGGCTGACATTAGTGTTGCCAGCAAGTGAACGCCTGCCAAAAGTTATGAACCCGATCGATCCGACAACAATTGGTATTCGAGTCCCGAATAGTGCGATCGCTCGAACTATTTTGGCGCAAACAGGCCCCCTTGCTACCACTAGCGCTAATTTTTCCGGTCAGCCACCTTTGCAAACGATGGCAGAAATTGAGACTCAGTTTCCCCAGGTTTTGACTTTAGCAACGACAGAATGTCAGGGTGAAACAGCAGCAATGGGTATACCTTCCACCGTTGCTAAATGGACAGGCATAAATTGGCAGATTTTACGACAAGGTGCGATAAAGTTAGATTTTTCGAGTGATAAACACATATAG
- a CDS encoding DUF4870 domain-containing protein, whose amino-acid sequence MYDTDKRKLLSALSHGAIFFSTTLVSVGVPIAILLVSDDPVVKENAKESINFHFNVWFYGAILGALFFLFGWLVLPLLLLGPLAGLGYLLHWGLTIWALIGVFSNPDIPFRYPYIFRFL is encoded by the coding sequence ATGTACGACACAGACAAGCGAAAGCTTCTATCAGCCTTGTCGCATGGAGCCATTTTTTTCAGCACAACATTGGTATCTGTCGGTGTACCTATCGCCATACTGCTTGTATCTGACGATCCTGTTGTTAAAGAAAACGCCAAAGAATCCATCAATTTCCACTTTAATGTCTGGTTTTATGGTGCAATTCTGGGAGCGCTGTTTTTTCTATTCGGTTGGTTAGTCTTACCTCTATTATTACTTGGACCACTAGCTGGTCTGGGATATCTATTACACTGGGGATTAACAATTTGGGCGCTCATCGGAGTTTTCAGTAATCCTGATATACCCTTCCGTTATCCCTACATTTTCCGATTTCTTTAG
- a CDS encoding alpha-ketoacid dehydrogenase subunit beta has product MAETLFFNALREAIDEEMARDSSVFVLGEDVGHYGGSYKVTKDLYQKYGELRILDTPIAENSFTGMAVGAAMTGLRPIIEGMNMGFLLLAFNQISNNAGMLRYTSGGNFKIPMVIRGPGGVGRQLGAEHSQRLETYFQAVPGLKIVACSTPRNAKGLLKSAIRDDNPVLFFEHVLLYNLKEDLPEEEYLLPLDKAEVVRQGKDVTIITYSRMRHHVLQAVKTLEKQGYDPEVIDLISLKPLDFDTIGASVRKTHKVIVVEESMRTAGIGAEVIASINDRLFDELDAPVLRLSSQDIPTPYNGNLERLTIIQPEQIVEAVEKMVALRV; this is encoded by the coding sequence ATGGCAGAAACACTATTCTTCAACGCCTTACGCGAAGCCATTGATGAAGAAATGGCCCGTGACTCCAGCGTATTCGTTCTCGGTGAAGACGTAGGACACTACGGCGGTTCCTACAAAGTTACCAAAGACCTGTACCAAAAATATGGCGAACTCCGCATTCTAGACACCCCCATCGCTGAAAATAGCTTCACTGGTATGGCAGTAGGGGCAGCCATGACAGGGTTGCGTCCCATCATCGAAGGCATGAATATGGGCTTTTTATTGCTCGCCTTCAACCAAATATCCAACAACGCTGGGATGCTGCGCTATACTTCCGGCGGTAACTTTAAAATTCCGATGGTAATTCGCGGCCCTGGGGGTGTTGGAAGGCAGCTAGGTGCAGAACATTCCCAACGATTAGAAACTTACTTCCAAGCAGTGCCAGGCTTGAAGATTGTTGCCTGCTCCACACCAAGAAACGCCAAAGGACTACTAAAATCAGCTATCCGCGATGATAACCCCGTGTTGTTCTTTGAACACGTTTTGCTTTACAACTTGAAAGAAGATTTACCAGAAGAAGAATATTTACTACCCTTAGATAAAGCCGAAGTTGTGCGCCAAGGAAAGGATGTCACAATTATCACTTATTCTCGGATGCGGCATCATGTGCTGCAAGCGGTAAAAACACTTGAAAAACAAGGTTACGATCCAGAAGTTATTGATTTAATATCCCTCAAACCCTTGGATTTTGATACAATTGGTGCATCAGTACGCAAAACCCATAAAGTCATCGTGGTGGAAGAATCAATGCGAACTGCGGGTATTGGAGCAGAAGTCATCGCTTCAATAAACGATCGCTTATTTGATGAATTAGATGCGCCAGTACTGCGGCTTTCTTCTCAAGATATCCCCACGCCTTACAACGGCAATCTGGAACGACTAACAATCATCCAACCAGAGCAAATCGTAGAAGCTGTGGAAAAAATGGTGGCGTTGCGGGTTTAA
- a CDS encoding Tic22 family protein, which produces MKSFIRLGATLGIAGSVFLAGLSGIGNLPGIGNLEAVALPQDQIVKKLQEVPVFTLTNPKGEFVVLSRKNNASKPISQVGFFISKQDAQKFLDNRLKKENPQLASTLQVRPLSLADYYKIVQESKKKSDSVIYTLVPTQAQVASATSMLNQNGKKGEQFNGIPLFVPKFKKDNSYLTIPLAKGNERYIPFFFEKEQAVALLEQFKKAVPKEAENTEIQVVDLYGVMEALNSSSDPSINKIVLYPSRESISFIRSLAPNQSPAAAPAPKK; this is translated from the coding sequence ATGAAATCATTTATTCGCTTAGGCGCAACATTGGGTATAGCTGGCAGTGTATTTTTAGCGGGACTTTCAGGAATAGGCAATCTACCGGGAATAGGCAATCTAGAGGCGGTAGCGTTGCCACAAGATCAGATAGTGAAAAAGCTCCAAGAAGTACCTGTATTCACCCTGACTAATCCTAAAGGTGAATTCGTAGTTCTTTCCAGGAAAAACAATGCGTCCAAGCCGATCTCACAAGTAGGATTTTTTATTAGCAAGCAAGATGCTCAAAAATTCCTTGACAATCGGCTCAAAAAAGAAAATCCCCAATTGGCAAGCACTTTACAGGTAAGACCTTTATCCCTGGCAGACTACTATAAAATAGTCCAAGAAAGCAAAAAGAAATCAGACTCTGTAATTTATACTTTAGTCCCGACGCAAGCACAGGTAGCTTCGGCAACAAGTATGCTGAATCAAAATGGTAAAAAAGGGGAGCAATTCAATGGGATTCCCTTATTTGTACCCAAATTTAAGAAAGATAATAGCTATTTGACCATTCCCTTGGCAAAAGGCAACGAGCGGTACATCCCATTCTTTTTTGAAAAAGAGCAAGCAGTGGCTCTGTTAGAGCAATTCAAAAAAGCCGTGCCGAAGGAAGCAGAGAACACTGAAATTCAGGTAGTGGATTTATACGGTGTTATGGAGGCTCTCAATAGCAGCAGCGATCCTAGTATCAATAAAATTGTTCTGTATCCATCGCGGGAGTCCATCAGTTTTATTCGCTCACTTGCGCCGAATCAATCCCCAGCTGCTGCGCCCGCTCCGAAAAAATAA
- the prfC gene encoding peptide chain release factor 3 — translation MSTELQSELIQAVELRRNFAIISHPDAGKTTLTEKLLLYGGAIHEAGAVKARRAQRKATSDWMAMEQQRGISITSTVLQFEYQKCQINLLDTPGHQDFSEDTYRTLAAADNAVMLIDAAKGLEPQTRKLFEVCKLRGIPIFTFINKLDRPGREPLELLDEIEQELGLQTYAVNWPIGMGDRFKGVFDRHKQQIHLFERSAHGSREARDTIVELGDPRIEEKLEQSLYYQLKNDLELLEGVGPELDLQLVHEGKMTPVFFGSAMTNFGVELFLKYFLEYALKPGSHYSSVGEVAPTYPEFSGFVFKLQANMDPKHRDRVAFIRVCTGKFEKDMMVNHARIGKLIRLSRPQKLFAQERESIDVAYPGDVIGLNNPGVFAIGDTIYTGQKLEYEGIPYFSPELFASLRNPNPSKSKQFQKGVAELREEGAVQIMYSTDEAKRDPILAAVGQLQFEVVQFRLQNEYGVETILDLLPYSVARWVEGGWEALEKVGRIFNTTTVKDSMGRPVLLFRNEWNCQQLLGDHPELKLSAIAPVFSSQQPVEE, via the coding sequence ATGTCTACTGAACTTCAGTCTGAACTTATTCAAGCGGTTGAACTGCGCCGCAATTTTGCGATTATATCTCACCCCGATGCGGGTAAAACGACACTAACAGAAAAGTTACTCCTGTACGGAGGTGCAATTCACGAAGCTGGGGCGGTTAAGGCGCGACGGGCACAGCGTAAGGCTACCTCTGACTGGATGGCGATGGAGCAACAACGGGGTATTTCCATTACCTCCACAGTGTTGCAATTTGAATACCAAAAGTGTCAAATCAATTTATTAGACACTCCTGGACACCAAGATTTCAGTGAAGATACTTATCGTACTCTCGCCGCCGCTGATAATGCAGTGATGTTAATTGATGCGGCAAAAGGTTTGGAACCCCAAACCCGTAAATTGTTTGAAGTGTGTAAGTTGCGCGGTATTCCAATTTTTACTTTTATCAACAAGCTCGATCGCCCCGGAAGAGAACCTCTAGAACTGTTGGATGAAATTGAGCAAGAATTGGGATTGCAAACCTATGCGGTCAACTGGCCGATTGGTATGGGCGATCGCTTTAAAGGTGTTTTTGACCGACACAAGCAACAAATTCACTTGTTTGAACGCAGTGCCCACGGTAGCCGAGAAGCCCGTGATACGATAGTCGAATTAGGCGATCCGAGAATAGAAGAGAAGCTAGAACAAAGCCTGTACTACCAACTGAAAAATGATTTAGAACTCCTAGAAGGAGTTGGGCCAGAACTAGATTTGCAGTTAGTACACGAAGGCAAAATGACACCTGTGTTTTTTGGTAGTGCCATGACCAACTTTGGGGTAGAGTTATTCCTCAAGTATTTCCTCGAATATGCCCTTAAACCCGGTTCTCACTACAGCAGTGTTGGTGAAGTTGCCCCTACATACCCAGAATTTTCGGGGTTTGTCTTTAAACTACAAGCAAATATGGACCCGAAACACCGCGATCGCGTCGCATTTATCCGGGTCTGTACTGGTAAGTTTGAAAAAGATATGATGGTGAATCACGCCCGCATTGGTAAACTCATCCGTCTGTCTCGCCCGCAAAAACTCTTTGCCCAAGAGCGAGAATCGATTGATGTGGCTTATCCTGGCGATGTGATCGGTTTGAACAATCCCGGTGTTTTTGCGATCGGGGATACAATTTACACAGGACAAAAGCTCGAATATGAGGGGATTCCGTATTTCTCGCCGGAACTGTTTGCATCTCTGAGGAATCCCAACCCCTCAAAGTCTAAACAATTCCAAAAAGGCGTTGCGGAATTGCGCGAAGAAGGTGCTGTGCAAATTATGTATTCAACTGATGAAGCCAAGCGCGATCCAATTTTGGCGGCGGTGGGTCAGTTGCAATTTGAAGTAGTGCAGTTTCGCTTACAAAACGAGTATGGTGTAGAAACCATATTAGATTTATTGCCCTACAGTGTCGCCCGTTGGGTTGAGGGTGGTTGGGAAGCATTAGAAAAGGTGGGACGTATATTCAATACCACTACAGTTAAAGACAGTATGGGACGGCCAGTATTGCTATTCCGCAATGAATGGAATTGTCAACAGTTACTGGGCGACCATCCAGAGTTAAAATTAAGCGCGATCGCTCCAGTATTTTCTAGTCAACAACCAGTGGAGGAATGA